AACCAATGTCACCATCTTTCACACTTCTCAGCACACCCTCTTCCAAACAACGGTACGCCTCCAAAGCCTGACGGTGCAAAATGCGTTTGCCAACCGTTTCGGCATCCAACGTATCGACATTGGAGTGGAACAATTCCGCCAATTTGGGCCACAAATGTTTTTGGCGATTCGGTAGGTAATCGTAAAAACCTTTACCGCCTTTTTTGCCCACACGACCATACTCATGCACCAACATTTTTTGCAATTCGTACATTTCTTGTAGCTCTTTGTTTTCTTTCAATCGAGGATCAGATTCCATGACATGCAAGCCCAAAGTCAAGCTCACCTCATCCGAAACTGCCAAAGGGCCAACAGGCATTCCTTTGCTTTTTGCTACGTTTTCAATCATTGCAGCAGGCACACCTTCTTTCAGCAAATAAACGCCTTCGGAAGTGAATGTACCAAAACAGCGAGAAGTGTAAAAACCTCGGCTATCGTTCACCACGATGGGTACTTTGTTGATTTGTGTCACATAATCAACCGCTTGTGCAATCGTTTTGTCAGAAGTCTTTTTGCCCACGATGATTTCCACCAAAGGCATTTTATCGACAGGCGAAAAGAAGTGAATACCGATGAAGTTTTCGGGTCTTTCGGAAGCTTTCGCCAAAAGGGTAATCGGAATCGTTGAAGTATTCGACGCATAGACCTTGTCTGTTGCCAAAACCGCTTCGGTTTCTTTGGTCACTCTTGCCTTCAATTCCACATTTTCAAACACCGCTTCAATAATCAAATCGCTACCCTCTACTGCATTTGGGTCGTCCGTAGCATGGATTCTATCCAAAATACCTTGCATTTTTTCGGGAGTCGTATAGCCTTTCGCCAACTGCTTTTGCAGTAAATCGGTAGAATAACTTTTACCTTTTTCCGCTCCTTCCATCGTCACATCCTTCAAGACCACTTCCATACCTGCTTTTGCAGAAACATAAGCAATACCAGCACCCATCATACCAGCACCTAAAATACCGAGTTTGCCCACTTTTTGGAAGTCATAACCCTTTGGTTTTGCCTTGCCTTTTTTGGCTTCGCTGATAGCAAAAAAGCCTGTGCGAATCATGTTTTTAGATTCTTTGGTCTGCAATACTTTGGTGAAATAACGGGCTTCAATCTCCAATGCACGGTCAATTGTGACCTGCAATCCATCGTGAACTACACTCAAAATGTATTGAGCCGCAGGATAGTTACCATGTGTGATTTTGCGAACATTTCCGATGCTTCCCATCATAGTCATCACTCCACTCGGAGTCATTAGACCGCCGCCAGGAATACGGATACTCTTTGCATCCCACGGCTGAACAGGTTTTGGATTCGCCTTGATCCAAGCCTTTGCAGCAGGAATCAAATCCTCTTGCGTAGCCACCAATTCACCAATCAATCCATCTTTCAAGGCTTGTTCTGGTCGTGCTTCTGTTCCCTGCAATAAATAGGTCAAACCCGTTTGAATACCCATCAAATAAGGAGCCTTTGCAGTTCCGCCACCACCAGGCAACAAACCTACTTTCACCTCTGGAAAACCCAACTTGATGCTGGAATCGTTTACACAAATTCGATGATGACAGGTCAAAGCCAATTCCATTCCGCCACCCAATGCAATGCCATTGATGGCTGCAACGAAAGGCTTTCCACCTGTTTCGACTTCCCGCATTTTTTGGTGCAAGGTCATCATGCCTTTGAAAAACTCACTTGCATCTTCAATGGGTTTGCCCAAAAATCGCAAGTCACCTCCTGCCATGAACATTCTTCTGCCTGAAGTGACAATCACTCCACTAACTGTTTCATCTGCAATGGCTTTCATTGCGGCTTCGTGATAGGCTTCAATCATTTCTGCATTGAAGAGATTGGCAGGATGTTCTACCATATTGACGGTAATGATTCCGATTCCGTCGTTGCCTACTTCGTAGGTTAAGATGTTGTTTTTTATCATTTTTTTTGAAGTAAGAAGTAGGACGTAAGAAGTAGGATGATTCCTTTGATTATTACGTCAACTTCAATTTTATAATATTTTTTTAGATCTGAAAGGAAATATAACTTTGTTTCTTTCCTTCAATCATAAAATTTAATTTAAAAATGAACCACAATTTTAAGAATCTGGATATTTGGAAATTATCAAGAGAACTGGTTAAAGAGATTTACCTTACTACTAAAAATTTTCCAAGTGATGAAAAATTTGGCTTAATATCCCAAATTCGTCGTTGTGTTGTATCCATTCCCTCCAATATTGCTGAAGGTTGTGGAAGAGATACAGATAAGCAGTTCGTTTATTTTTTAGACATTGCAATAGGTTCTAGTTGTGAGTTGGAAAGTCATTTGTATTTAGCTTTTGACCTATCATATATTCAGCAAAGTGATTTGGATTATTACACTAATAAAATCAATCAAATAAGAAGAATGACTATGAGTTTTCAAAAGAAATACAAATAACATCTTTTAGACTTTGGACGAAAGAAGTAGGAAGTAAGAGGTGAGCAGTAAAAAACAAGATATGAAAAGCCCATATCCTATATCTTTTGGACTTTGGACGAAAGACATAAGTAGAAAGACAAAAGAAGTAAATGTTTGGTTATGAGTAAATTACATTTTTAATGCAATTTCACTTAATTCCTTTGCTGTCAATGATTTAAAACTTTTTGTCTTATGTCTTTAATCTTTCGTCCAAAGTCTAAATATCTTACCTCCTACCTCTTGCTTCCAAAAAACTAAACCCGCTCAATAATCGTCGCAATTCCCATTCCACCACCAATACAAAGGGTAATCAAGCCTGTCGTTTTGTTTTGTCGTTCCAATTCATCCAACAACGTTCCCATCAACATACAGCCCGTAGCTCCAAGCGGATGCCCCAAAGCAATTGCACCACCATTCACATTCACCTTGTCAAAACCAATGCCCATATCCTGCATAAAACGCAAAGGCACAACAGCAAAAGCTTCGTTTACTTCATACAAGTCAATGTCGTTTTTGTCCATACCCGCTTGCTTCAATGCCTTGCGGCTTGCAGGAGCAGGACCGACCAACATCATTGTAGGGTCTGTACCATAAACGGCTGCCGCAACGACTCTTGCACGAGGCTTCAAGCCCATTTTTTCGCCAGCTGCCTTGCTACCAATCAAGGCAATTGCAGCACCGTCCACAATTGCAGAAGAATTACCAGCGTGGTGAACATGGTTGATTTCTTCAATTTCGGGGTAGCGGTCAATCGCAACTGAATCAAAACCAGCCATTTTGCCCATCATCGCAAAAGAAGGCTGCAATGATCCCAAACTTTCGACAGTCGTTCCAGGGCGGATGTTTTCATCGGTAGATAAGACGGTAATGCCATTGATGTCTTTGATGTTTACCCTTGAAGTGAAAAGTCCTTTTGCTTCCGCTTCGGCTGCACGTTTTTGAGATTCTGCTGCAAATTCGTCCGTATCTCTACGGCTGAAACCATATTTGCTCGCAATCAAATCGGCAGAAATGCCTTGAGGAATCGCATGACCTGGCAAGGCAACAGCAGGGTCGAGCATCAAAGCACCACCATCAGAACCCATTTTCACACGGGACATACTTTCTACACCCCCTGCAATCAACAATTCCGAAAAACCAGAACGGATGTAAGCTGCCGCTTGATTGACCGCTTCCAAACCCGAACCACAAAAACGGTTCAAAGTCACGCCACAAAGATGATCGCCATAACCAGACTGTTGAGCAGCAGTTTTGGCGATGTTTGCGCCTTGATCCATTACCTGCGTCACACAGCCCAAAATCACGTCTTCGACCAAATTGGTATCCAAGTCGTGTTTTTTTCTCAATTCCTTGAGCAGAGTTTCTGTCAAATAGGTAGGAGTGATTCCATTTAAGGCTCCTTTTTTATTGCCTTTGCCCCGAACGGTGCGTAAGGCATCATAAATATATGCTTCCATTTCGTTGAAAATGTTTGTTTAAGAATGTTGTTTTCAAATTTAGTACAAAAATACTAATTTTCTTGATAAAAAATAAAAAAGACAAGCATCAGTTTTTTTCATTCATTCCCATTGCAGCACTACCTAAAATTAAGTAGCTTTTCTACCAAAATTCGGTAATCAAATTACCCAAAAACAGTATTGTAGGCGAAATATTTTAGCTCTACTTTTGCAGCAATAGTTCTTATTTAGAATTAGTCTAATTAAAATTAAATACCTTTGCAAAAATGATACAGTTAAAATCTTATTTAAAATTTCTTTTATTGGCTTTTGTGATTTTTTCAATTGGTTGTGATAAAGACGATGACGATACGCCAACTTATGAAATCCCAACAACTTACAGCTTCAAAAATGTCAATTACAGTGGTCAAACACAACGATTGGCGATGATGAATGAATTGAAAAGTTATATGACCACTTCACGTTCAGATGGTGCTGTTTTAGATGCCAATCGCCTGAAAGCCATGTACGCCAATGATGCGGCAAATGCTCAATTTACAAATACTTACGATACATCAAAACAATTGAAAGACAAAACTTTTGAAAATGCACGAACGGATTTTGATACACTTTTGGAGGCCTTGGCTTTGGCGAGCGAATCCACCGTTGAAGGAAGTGAAGGCACATCTGGAATTATTCAAAGTTTAGACGGAACAAGAAGTTATTTGATTGGCGATAGCGGATTAGACCATGCTCAGTTGATTGAAAAAGGCTTGATGGGGGCATGTTTTTACTATCAATCCACCGCCGTTTATATGGGGGAAGACAAAATGAACGTGGACAATGAAACCGTTACAGATGGAGAGGGAACAACAATGGAACATCACTGGGATGAGGCTTTTGGCTACCTTGGAGTGCCAATTGATTTCCCCACGAATACAGATGGAATCGTATTTTGGGGTAGTTACTCCAACCAGCGAAACGATGTTTTGGGTTCTAACCAAAAACTGATGGATGTCCTATTGAAAGGTCGAGCAGCTATTTCAAATGGTGATTTGGATACCCGTGATGAAGCGATTGAAGAAGCTCGTGAAATTTGGGAACTGATTGGAGTAGGTTCGGCTTTGCATTATTTGAATAGCGGAATTGCCAACTTTGACGACATGGCTTTGCGAGCACATGCTCTTTCAGAAGGTATCGGATTTCTTTATGGACTGCAATTTAATCCTGATAAAAGAGTAACAAATCAAGAAGTCAATGATTTACTGACCGTAATTGCAGGTAGTTCTGATTTCGCTTCTATGAACCTCTACAATACAACGGTTGAAAAATTGCAGCAAGCAAAAGACGAATTGGCAGCCGCTTATGGATTGGAGGCACAAAAAGATGAACTCTAAAACGATAGACGGTGAACGGTCGCTTTGCTAGACGGCTGACTGACGCTTCGGTTTTTAACAAAAAATACAATTTTCTCATAATGAAAAAAATACTGATACTAACTATCTTTATCTTCTCCTTCAATGCCTGCAAAGACGACACAGGCGGCGGAACTACAAATTGTGGAGGTGATTTCGACCAAAAAGCCATGTTCCAAAATATAACCGACAACCTCATTTTGCCTGCCTACACCGATTTGAAGGCAAAAGTGGACGATATGGCATCCAAAACAGAAACCTTCACTTCAACTTATGATTTGGCAACATTAGAAAGTCTAAGAAGCTCTTACATTGCAGCTTACACAAGTTGGCAAAAAGCGGCTCAATACAATTTTGGACCTGCCGAAGAAGTGTTTTTGAGAAGTAGTGTCAACAATTTTCCATTGGATGTCACCATGATTGAAGCCAATATTCAAAATCGTGTGTATGATTTCGACCAACCCGATAATTATGACAAGGGTTTTCCTGCAATGGATTATCTTCTGTATGGCATTGCAGAAGACGACAATGCTATATTGTTCAAATATTTAAGCGACAATTCTGCCAATCACGAAGAATATTTGCAGGCAGTTGTTGCAGACATTCAAGAACGGGTAAATTATACCTTCAATGCTTGGGTAAACGGCTACGACGAAACCTTTATCAACAATACAGGGACTGCCGCAGGAACTTCCTTGAGTTTGATTATTAACCAACTCAATGCAAATTACGAATTGATTAAACGTGAAAAATTGGGCGTTCCTTCGGGTGTTTTGACATTGGGTTTTCCGAATCCCGATAGGGTAGAGGCATTTTACAGTGGCCAATCTTTAGGTTTGTTAAAAGTCGCATTGGAGGCAAGCCGAAATTTGTATTTGGGTGGAAGTGGCTTGGGTTTGGATGATTATTTGGTCAATGCCAATGCCGAAAAAAATGGACAACCCTTAAACGATATTATCAAAAGTCAATTCGTTGCTGCTCTCAATAGCTTCGATGCTTTGACCTCTCCACTTTCAGCCCAAATCGAAACTGATGCAACACTTGTTGAAACTGCCTACAATGAAGTGACCAAACAGGTGGTGAATATCAAAACGGATTTGCCTTCGGTCTTGTGTGTTTCAATCACTTATATAGATAACCCAAGTGATTCGGATTAAGTTATATTGTTGAATGGCTATACTGTTTTATTGTTGCTCACTGAGCGCAAAACAATTCAACAATATAGCCATATAACAATTCAGCCATACAGCAATATGACCATGCAGCCATATATCCATAAACAAACCCCCATCTCCCCCCTAATCACTTTTCGCATCTTATTTGGCGCATTGATGATGTGGGGAGGATTGCGTTTTGTGTGGAATGGTTGGATTGAAAAACTGTATCTCGAACCTCGATTTTTCTTCAAATTTTACGGCTTCGAGTGGGTGCAGCCTTTGGGCAAAACAGGAATGTATTTGCTTTTTGGAGTGGTGATTGTGAGTTCTTTCTGCATTGCATTGGGGCTTTTTTACCGAATTGCAGCTATTGTCTTCTTTTTGAGTTTCACCTACATCGAACTCATTGATGCGACCAACTATCTGAATCACTACTATTTGGTTTGCCTCTTCGCTTTCCTACTCATTTTTCTACCCGCCAACCGTGCTTTTTCATTGGATGTCTGGCGAAAACCACAATTGAAATTAAAAACCGTTCCTGCTTGGTGCATCAATATTCTCATCCTTCAATTAACCATTGTTTATACCTGTGCTGGAATTGCCAAACTCAATTCGGATTGGCTTTTTCGTGCCATGCCTTTGGCGGTTTGGTTGCCCGAACATACAGATTTACCTGTATTGGGTTACTTTTTTCAGTTCAAAGAAACGGCGTATGTATTCAGTTGGATAGGAGCATTATATGATTTGACGATTGCCTATTTTTTGATGTTTTCTTCAACAAGGGTTTTAGCTTATGTGGTGGTGATTGTTTTTCATGGCCTGACTTATCTATTATTCAACATTGGACTGTTTCCTTTGATTATGGTATTCAGTACATTGGTGTTTTTTCCATCAGATTTTCATAATAGGCTTCTCGGATTACTTGGATTTGAACGCAGAGGCGCAGAGGCACAGAGGAATTTTAAACGGAGAGATGGAGAGGTGGAGAGTTTTTTTGGGGATGAACAAGGAGACAAGGAGGTACAGAGGAAAATTAGTGGAAAACTTGCCAACAATTGCAAATTTTGGCAACGTTTGGAACGATATAAACGGTGGACGGCGAACGGTGGACGACAAACGAACCCAAACACAATTATCAACCCAAACACCCAAATACAATTTTTATTAACCATCTACATCCTAATCCAACTTCTCCTCCCTTTCCGCCACTATTTATACAATGGAAACGTGTTGTGGACAGAAGAAGGCTATCGTTTTTCGTGGCGGGTAATGTTGGTAGAAAAAGTTGGGCAAGTGCGTTTTTTTGTGGAGGATGAAGAAACGCAGCGCAAAACGGAAATTATCAATGGCAGACACCTAACTTTGTTCCAAGAAAAACAAATGAGCGTTCAGCCCGATTTCATCCTTCAATTTGCCCATTTTTTGGCGGAAGAGTACAAAACTCGCCATGGGATGAAAAATCCTGTGGTGACAGTAGATGCTCATGTAGCTTTGAATGGACGGACAAGTCAGCAATTCATTGACCCAAATGTGAATTTGGCAGCGATTGAAGAAGGTTTTGAAAAGAAAAATTGGATTTTGCCGTTTGATAGATAATGGAAAGGTCATACTTCAACTGTTTTCTACAACCTATTCAAACATTTGTATATTTTTCAAAAAAAAATAAAATCATGTTAAAAATACCTATTCATACTGAAATTGACGCTCAATCACTTCTAAAAGGAGTTGAAGGTATGCAGTTGAATGATTTAGAGAATTTTGCAAGGGAGATAAATGCCATGCTTGCAAGAAAAAAAATAAAAGATAAAGACTATCAAATAGCTAAACTACTTCGACTTCACAATGAAACCGTTTTAGACAGTGCAAAAAAGAAGAGGTTTTTTGTGTTATTAGACAAACTGCAATCGGAAACAATATCCGATAAAGAACACAAAGAGTATCTGGATTTGGCAGAAGAAGAAGAAAATTTGAGAGTTAAACGTGTTAAATATTTAATCGAACTCTCTCAATTACGTAATATACCACTTTCCGTTTTAATGACGGAATTGGGTTTAACACCAGTAGGTCATGCGTAGAAAATCAGTACCTATAAAAACCAAACAATTGGTTAGAGAAAGAGCCAGAGGATATTGTGAATATTGTTTGGCTTCTTCAAGTTTTGCTACCGACTTTTTTTCTATTGAGCATATTATTCCAGATAGTTTGGGTGGAAGTTCACACCCTAATAACCTTGCACTCTCTTGTAGTCGCTGCAATGGTCATAAGTACAACAAAATAAATGGTTTTGACTCGCTAACCAACCAAGAAGTAAGATTATTTAATCCTCGAAAAGATGATTGGCAAACTCATTTTCAGTGGAGTGAAAATGAAACAATTATGCTTGGTGTCACCCCAATCGGTCGAGCAACAATAGATTTATTAGAAATCAATAGAGAAAATAATATAAATCTACGCTCTCTTTTAAGACTGGTAGGTTTACATCCACCCGAAGAATATCCGTCTAAATAGCCTGCCAATAGAAAATAGAATCATGTCTAAGCATTTATCCATATTACTCCTCCTTTATAGCCTCTCACTTCAAGCTGCAAAAATCACAGGCACAGTCACAGATGCTCAAACTCAGTTAAATTTGGCACAAGTCAGTGTATTTTTGGAGGAAACAGGTGAGTTGCAAGAAACCAATAAAAAGGGAGAATACCACTTTGAAGAAGTGAAAAATGGTACTTACACCTTGACCTTTTTCTTGCGAGGTTATACTTCCATCAAAGAACAAATAACAATTGAAAATCACAAAGATGTAGTGATGGATATTTCAATGGAAAAGCTTCAATTGGAATTAGATGCTGTAGATGTGGCGGCAGAACCTGATGCATCTTACACCATTCACCGACTCCGCAATGTTGAAGGTTTGGCGATTTATGCAGCCAAAAAAAGTGAGGTAATCGAGTTGAGTAATTTGGTGGGAAATTTGGCGACCAACAATGCAAGACAAGTGTATAAAGGCATTGCGGGACTGAATATTTGGGAGAACGATGGTGCAGGACTGCAATTGAGCATTGGCGCAAGAGGCCTCGACCCAAATCGCACTTCCAACTTCAATACCCGACAAAATGGCTATGATATTAGTGCAGATGCTTTGGGCTATCCCGAAAGCTATTACACCCCTCCGACACAGGCATTGCAGCGAATCGAAATCGTGCGGGGTGCAGCTTCCCTTCAATATGGCCCTCAATTTGGAGGTTTGTTAAACTTTGTTTTCAAAGAAGGAAATTCAGAAAAACCTTTTGAGTTCGTGACCGAAAATACCATCGGTTCTTTTGGTTTGTTGAGTACCTTCAATAGCATTGGCGGCAGCACTGCAAAAACCAATTACTACGCTTTTTTTCAAAGAAAACAAGGCAACGGATGGCGACCCAATTCCGACTTTCACCAAAATACGGCTTATGTAAGTTTGAGCCATGAATTTTCTTCAAAGCTAAAAGTTGGGCTACAATACACCTACATGGACTATTTGGCGCAGCAAGCAGGCGGACTGCAAGATTTTGAATTTGAGCAAGATGCACGTCAATCCAAACGAGCCAGAAACTGGTTTCAGGTCAATTGGAATTTGGCAGCTTTGACCTTGGATTACCGCCTATCCGAAAAAACCAAAATCAACAGCCGTACTTTTT
This window of the Chitinophagales bacterium genome carries:
- a CDS encoding 3-hydroxyacyl-CoA dehydrogenase NAD-binding domain-containing protein — encoded protein: MIKNNILTYEVGNDGIGIITVNMVEHPANLFNAEMIEAYHEAAMKAIADETVSGVIVTSGRRMFMAGGDLRFLGKPIEDASEFFKGMMTLHQKMREVETGGKPFVAAINGIALGGGMELALTCHHRICVNDSSIKLGFPEVKVGLLPGGGGTAKAPYLMGIQTGLTYLLQGTEARPEQALKDGLIGELVATQEDLIPAAKAWIKANPKPVQPWDAKSIRIPGGGLMTPSGVMTMMGSIGNVRKITHGNYPAAQYILSVVHDGLQVTIDRALEIEARYFTKVLQTKESKNMIRTGFFAISEAKKGKAKPKGYDFQKVGKLGILGAGMMGAGIAYVSAKAGMEVVLKDVTMEGAEKGKSYSTDLLQKQLAKGYTTPEKMQGILDRIHATDDPNAVEGSDLIIEAVFENVELKARVTKETEAVLATDKVYASNTSTIPITLLAKASERPENFIGIHFFSPVDKMPLVEIIVGKKTSDKTIAQAVDYVTQINKVPIVVNDSRGFYTSRCFGTFTSEGVYLLKEGVPAAMIENVAKSKGMPVGPLAVSDEVSLTLGLHVMESDPRLKENKELQEMYELQKMLVHEYGRVGKKGGKGFYDYLPNRQKHLWPKLAELFHSNVDTLDAETVGKRILHRQALEAYRCLEEGVLRSVKDGDIGSVLGWGFPIYTGGALSYIDYVGMKTFIAECDDFAERFGARFAVPDGLRAMAEAGASIHDFHKMQEAVDA
- a CDS encoding four helix bundle protein, translated to MNHNFKNLDIWKLSRELVKEIYLTTKNFPSDEKFGLISQIRRCVVSIPSNIAEGCGRDTDKQFVYFLDIAIGSSCELESHLYLAFDLSYIQQSDLDYYTNKINQIRRMTMSFQKKYK
- a CDS encoding acetyl-CoA C-acetyltransferase; translated protein: MEAYIYDALRTVRGKGNKKGALNGITPTYLTETLLKELRKKHDLDTNLVEDVILGCVTQVMDQGANIAKTAAQQSGYGDHLCGVTLNRFCGSGLEAVNQAAAYIRSGFSELLIAGGVESMSRVKMGSDGGALMLDPAVALPGHAIPQGISADLIASKYGFSRRDTDEFAAESQKRAAEAEAKGLFTSRVNIKDINGITVLSTDENIRPGTTVESLGSLQPSFAMMGKMAGFDSVAIDRYPEIEEINHVHHAGNSSAIVDGAAIALIGSKAAGEKMGLKPRARVVAAAVYGTDPTMMLVGPAPASRKALKQAGMDKNDIDLYEVNEAFAVVPLRFMQDMGIGFDKVNVNGGAIALGHPLGATGCMLMGTLLDELERQNKTTGLITLCIGGGMGIATIIERV
- a CDS encoding DUF4856 domain-containing protein, with amino-acid sequence MIQLKSYLKFLLLAFVIFSIGCDKDDDDTPTYEIPTTYSFKNVNYSGQTQRLAMMNELKSYMTTSRSDGAVLDANRLKAMYANDAANAQFTNTYDTSKQLKDKTFENARTDFDTLLEALALASESTVEGSEGTSGIIQSLDGTRSYLIGDSGLDHAQLIEKGLMGACFYYQSTAVYMGEDKMNVDNETVTDGEGTTMEHHWDEAFGYLGVPIDFPTNTDGIVFWGSYSNQRNDVLGSNQKLMDVLLKGRAAISNGDLDTRDEAIEEAREIWELIGVGSALHYLNSGIANFDDMALRAHALSEGIGFLYGLQFNPDKRVTNQEVNDLLTVIAGSSDFASMNLYNTTVEKLQQAKDELAAAYGLEAQKDEL
- a CDS encoding imelysin family protein — its product is MKKILILTIFIFSFNACKDDTGGGTTNCGGDFDQKAMFQNITDNLILPAYTDLKAKVDDMASKTETFTSTYDLATLESLRSSYIAAYTSWQKAAQYNFGPAEEVFLRSSVNNFPLDVTMIEANIQNRVYDFDQPDNYDKGFPAMDYLLYGIAEDDNAILFKYLSDNSANHEEYLQAVVADIQERVNYTFNAWVNGYDETFINNTGTAAGTSLSLIINQLNANYELIKREKLGVPSGVLTLGFPNPDRVEAFYSGQSLGLLKVALEASRNLYLGGSGLGLDDYLVNANAEKNGQPLNDIIKSQFVAALNSFDALTSPLSAQIETDATLVETAYNEVTKQVVNIKTDLPSVLCVSITYIDNPSDSD
- a CDS encoding HTTM domain-containing protein → MQPYIHKQTPISPLITFRILFGALMMWGGLRFVWNGWIEKLYLEPRFFFKFYGFEWVQPLGKTGMYLLFGVVIVSSFCIALGLFYRIAAIVFFLSFTYIELIDATNYLNHYYLVCLFAFLLIFLPANRAFSLDVWRKPQLKLKTVPAWCINILILQLTIVYTCAGIAKLNSDWLFRAMPLAVWLPEHTDLPVLGYFFQFKETAYVFSWIGALYDLTIAYFLMFSSTRVLAYVVVIVFHGLTYLLFNIGLFPLIMVFSTLVFFPSDFHNRLLGLLGFERRGAEAQRNFKRRDGEVESFFGDEQGDKEVQRKISGKLANNCKFWQRLERYKRWTANGGRQTNPNTIINPNTQIQFLLTIYILIQLLLPFRHYLYNGNVLWTEEGYRFSWRVMLVEKVGQVRFFVEDEETQRKTEIINGRHLTLFQEKQMSVQPDFILQFAHFLAEEYKTRHGMKNPVVTVDAHVALNGRTSQQFIDPNVNLAAIEEGFEKKNWILPFDR
- a CDS encoding HNH endonuclease, with the protein product MRRKSVPIKTKQLVRERARGYCEYCLASSSFATDFFSIEHIIPDSLGGSSHPNNLALSCSRCNGHKYNKINGFDSLTNQEVRLFNPRKDDWQTHFQWSENETIMLGVTPIGRATIDLLEINRENNINLRSLLRLVGLHPPEEYPSK